A window of the Halopseudomonas phragmitis genome harbors these coding sequences:
- a CDS encoding FAD assembly factor SdhE, translated as MSADIEMKRLYWHSRRGMLELDVLLVPFLQEAYPGLDEADKARYHKLLECEDQDMFGWFMQRGEPEDPELKRIVRIILDRVQPD; from the coding sequence ATGTCGGCCGATATAGAAATGAAACGTTTGTACTGGCACAGCCGGCGCGGCATGCTGGAGCTGGATGTGCTGCTGGTTCCCTTTCTGCAGGAGGCCTACCCGGGGCTGGATGAGGCGGACAAGGCACGCTACCACAAATTGCTTGAGTGCGAGGATCAGGACATGTTCGGCTGGTTCATGCAACGTGGCGAACCGGAAGATCCGGAGCTCAAGCGCATCGTGAGGATTATTCTGGACCGTGTACAGCCCGACTGA
- the rnc gene encoding ribonuclease III, with protein MSNKLDRLERKIGYSFKDQELLVLALTHRSHGGRNNERLEFLGDSVLNFVAAEALFQRFPQAREGQLSRLRARLVKGVTLAELAKGFELGEYLRLGSGELKSGGFRRESILADATEAIIGAIYLDSGMETARERILHWLQEHIAELTLIDNNKDPKTRLQEYLQSRQCELPRYEVIESSGEAHCRTFKVDCQIALLSERTFGVGSSRRLAEQQAAQEALLALGVEKIDD; from the coding sequence GTGAGCAACAAGCTAGACCGACTTGAACGTAAGATAGGGTACAGTTTCAAGGACCAGGAACTGCTGGTTCTGGCCCTGACCCACCGTAGTCACGGTGGGCGCAACAACGAGCGCCTGGAGTTTCTTGGTGACTCGGTGCTCAATTTTGTCGCCGCCGAGGCGCTGTTCCAACGTTTCCCCCAAGCCCGTGAGGGTCAGTTGTCGAGGTTGCGGGCCCGGTTGGTCAAGGGTGTGACCCTGGCTGAGCTGGCCAAGGGCTTCGAGCTGGGTGAATACCTGCGCCTGGGCTCGGGCGAGCTCAAGAGTGGTGGTTTTCGCCGTGAATCGATACTGGCCGACGCTACCGAAGCGATCATCGGAGCCATCTATCTGGATAGCGGGATGGAGACCGCGCGCGAGCGTATTCTGCACTGGTTGCAGGAACACATTGCCGAGCTGACCCTGATCGACAACAACAAGGACCCGAAAACCCGCCTGCAGGAGTACCTGCAGTCGCGTCAGTGCGAACTGCCGCGTTACGAGGTAATCGAAAGTAGCGGTGAGGCGCACTGCCGGACCTTTAAGGTCGACTGCCAGATTGCCTTGCTATCAGAACGTACTTTCGGGGTTGGCAGCAGTCGCCGGCTGGCCGAACAGCAAGCCGCCCAGGAAGCTTTGCTAGCCCTGGGGGTGGAGAAAATCGATGACTGA
- a CDS encoding MucB/RseB C-terminal domain-containing protein, which produces MVILGRTLRGACLAVLLAAPGVQADEARNWLARMAEAANQQNYQGAFVYERTGSFSTHQIWRQVDGDTTTERLVQTDGPPNEWVRRNGQLLCASSLTPGITWKDAGQVAEQPALLHNWYVLQVLGTTRVASRPVTVIAVQPRDAFRYAYELYLDNDTGLLLKSLLISDRSALLERFQFTSISFGRTDAAAVRAGPSCLPLKPQESVPTSAGPSLQPGWLPPGFALGHRDVRLVDDGERFLSANVYTDGLARFTLFVEPLGEDGLADDLRAQLGPTVAVSRRLLLADGSYLATVVGEIPPAAAERIAASLGDSVERHRP; this is translated from the coding sequence GTGGTAATACTGGGTCGCACGCTGCGAGGTGCTTGTCTGGCGGTGCTGCTGGCAGCGCCAGGTGTGCAGGCTGACGAGGCGCGAAACTGGTTGGCACGAATGGCCGAAGCGGCTAACCAGCAAAATTATCAGGGTGCGTTTGTCTATGAGCGCACCGGCAGTTTTTCCACTCACCAGATTTGGCGACAGGTCGACGGTGATACCACCACCGAGCGTTTGGTTCAGACCGATGGTCCTCCTAATGAATGGGTGCGGCGCAACGGCCAGTTGTTGTGTGCCAGCTCATTGACACCGGGCATCACCTGGAAAGATGCTGGCCAGGTCGCCGAGCAGCCAGCGTTGCTGCACAACTGGTATGTGCTTCAGGTGTTGGGCACTACGCGGGTCGCCTCGCGGCCGGTAACCGTTATTGCCGTACAGCCCCGGGATGCATTTCGCTACGCCTACGAGTTGTATCTGGATAATGACACCGGGCTGTTGCTCAAATCGTTGTTGATCAGTGATCGCAGCGCCTTGCTTGAGCGCTTCCAGTTCACGTCCATCAGTTTTGGTCGTACCGATGCGGCTGCGGTGCGTGCAGGCCCCAGCTGTCTGCCGCTCAAGCCGCAGGAATCGGTGCCGACCAGTGCCGGACCAAGCCTTCAGCCTGGTTGGTTGCCGCCGGGCTTTGCCTTGGGACACCGTGATGTACGGCTGGTCGATGATGGCGAACGCTTCCTGAGCGCTAATGTTTATACCGACGGTTTAGCGCGTTTTACTCTGTTTGTTGAGCCCCTTGGTGAAGATGGGCTGGCTGATGATCTGCGCGCCCAGTTGGGGCCAACAGTCGCGGTCAGTCGACGCTTGCTGCTGGCCGACGGCAGCTATCTGGCCACTGTGGTGGGTGAAATACCGCCGGCGGCGGCTGAGCGGATCGCTGCCTCGCTGGGTGATTCGGTGGAGCGGCACAGGCCATGA
- a CDS encoding sigma-E factor negative regulatory protein yields MRSESLQESLSALMDDHADEVEVRRVLQACEQDQALRDTWARYQLARAVMHKEPWQGQVDLSAGIAAALADEPTPVASQPEPRRAAWWPRMGQVAVAASVTLAVLIGVRMVNQDVTPGEPVIVAERNAPNMAPAPLSGRQPGGAVLAGFSRSSGVNADPQAPSAWHEQRIGNYLREHAEHSAQFTTPHLLPYARAASLEGN; encoded by the coding sequence ATGAGAAGCGAATCCTTGCAGGAGTCTCTCTCCGCGCTCATGGATGATCATGCCGATGAGGTGGAAGTGCGACGGGTGCTGCAGGCCTGTGAGCAGGATCAAGCCTTGCGTGACACGTGGGCGCGCTACCAGTTGGCTCGGGCGGTGATGCACAAGGAACCCTGGCAGGGGCAGGTTGACCTGTCTGCGGGGATTGCCGCTGCCTTGGCCGATGAGCCGACTCCGGTCGCCAGTCAGCCTGAGCCTCGGCGTGCCGCTTGGTGGCCGCGCATGGGGCAGGTGGCAGTGGCTGCCTCGGTAACCCTGGCGGTGCTGATCGGGGTGCGCATGGTCAATCAGGATGTAACCCCGGGTGAGCCGGTAATCGTCGCCGAACGCAATGCGCCGAACATGGCGCCGGCACCGTTGTCGGGTCGTCAGCCTGGTGGCGCGGTTCTGGCTGGCTTCTCCCGCTCCTCTGGCGTCAACGCCGACCCGCAGGCTCCGTCGGCTTGGCACGAGCAGCGTATTGGCAACTATCTGCGTGAACATGCCGAGCACAGCGCCCAGTTCACCACACCGCACCTGTTGCCTTATGCTCGCGCTGCGAGCCTGGAAGGTAATTAG
- the era gene encoding GTPase Era, whose protein sequence is MTDANRCGYVAIVGRPNVGKSTLLNHILGQKLAITSRKPQTTRHTLLGIKTEGPVQAIYVDTPGLHKENEKALNRYMNKSASQALRDVDVVLFVVDRLRWTDEDQMVLERIQQVRCPVLIVVNKVDRLDDKNTLLPHLEWLTEQLPEAEVVPVSALHGRNIGHLEQLIAERLPESEHFYPDDQLTDRSSRFLAAELVREKVMRQLGAEVPYQVTVEVEQFKQEGKILHIHALILVERDGQKKIIIGDGGERLKKIGQEARLDMQKLFGSKVMLNLWVKVRRGWSDDERALNSLGYRFD, encoded by the coding sequence ATGACTGACGCAAACCGTTGTGGCTATGTGGCCATTGTTGGCCGGCCAAATGTAGGCAAGTCGACACTGCTCAATCACATCCTAGGGCAGAAGCTGGCGATCACCTCGCGCAAGCCGCAGACCACCCGACATACGCTGCTGGGGATCAAGACCGAAGGCCCGGTACAGGCGATCTATGTCGATACCCCCGGTCTGCACAAGGAAAACGAAAAGGCACTCAATCGCTACATGAACAAGAGTGCCAGCCAGGCACTGCGTGATGTTGATGTGGTGCTGTTCGTGGTTGATCGGCTGCGCTGGACCGATGAAGACCAGATGGTGTTGGAGCGGATTCAACAGGTGCGCTGCCCGGTGCTGATAGTGGTCAACAAGGTTGATCGGCTGGATGACAAAAATACGCTGCTGCCGCATCTGGAGTGGTTGACCGAGCAGTTGCCCGAGGCAGAGGTGGTACCGGTATCGGCGCTGCACGGGCGCAATATCGGGCATCTCGAGCAACTGATTGCCGAACGTTTGCCTGAGAGTGAACACTTCTACCCTGATGACCAGTTGACCGACCGCAGTTCGCGTTTTCTGGCGGCCGAACTGGTGCGCGAGAAAGTCATGCGTCAACTCGGTGCCGAGGTGCCCTACCAGGTTACGGTCGAGGTCGAACAGTTCAAGCAAGAAGGCAAGATCCTGCATATTCACGCGTTGATTCTGGTCGAGCGCGATGGTCAGAAGAAAATCATCATCGGCGATGGTGGGGAACGACTGAAGAAGATTGGCCAGGAAGCTCGGCTGGACATGCAAAAGCTGTTCGGCAGCAAGGTTATGCTCAATCTCTGGGTCAAGGTGCGCCGCGGCTGGTCTGATGATGAGCGGGCACTCAACTCGCTGGGTTACCGCTTCGACTGA
- a CDS encoding DegQ family serine endoprotease, producing MLSVQRWVVVAFGILVLGWQSAAMAARGLPDFTELVEDAAPAVVNISTRQNIPDRASRMVPGMPDLEGLPPLFREFFERGFPQTPQQAPRQRQPQSLGSGFIISRDGYVLTNNHVIADADEIFVRLSDRRELQAELVGADPRSDLALLKIDAGGDLPVVKIGKSADLKAGEWVLAIGSPFGFDYSVTAGIVSAKGRSLPNESYVPFIQTDVAINPGNSGGPLFNLDGEVIGINSQIFTRSGGFMGLSFAIPMDVAMDVVEQLKRDGSVQRGWLGVVIQEVNKDLAESFGLPRPAGALIAQTQPDGPADRGGLQAGDVILQFNGQDIVMSSDLPHAVGRVRPGTEANVVVMRDKKRRTIKLTVGALPDDDSIAASGGPAPGAPAAADNRLGVTVVELSDEQKQSLDVRAGVAVREVRPGPGAMVGLRPGDIITNLDNKVIDSVSAFEQTAKELPNNRSISMRVIRQGRASYITFRLAE from the coding sequence ATGCTGTCTGTGCAACGCTGGGTAGTGGTTGCCTTTGGGATATTGGTGCTGGGTTGGCAGTCTGCTGCCATGGCTGCCCGAGGCCTGCCGGATTTTACTGAGCTGGTTGAAGATGCCGCGCCAGCGGTGGTCAATATCAGTACGCGTCAGAATATTCCTGACCGGGCTTCGCGCATGGTGCCCGGTATGCCTGACCTGGAAGGCCTGCCCCCACTGTTTCGCGAGTTTTTCGAGCGGGGTTTCCCGCAGACACCTCAGCAGGCACCCCGACAGCGCCAGCCGCAGTCGCTGGGTTCAGGCTTCATCATCTCTCGGGACGGTTATGTCCTCACCAATAATCATGTGATCGCCGACGCCGACGAGATCTTCGTGCGCTTGTCTGATCGTCGTGAGCTGCAGGCCGAACTGGTCGGGGCTGATCCGCGCTCTGATCTGGCGCTGTTGAAAATCGATGCCGGCGGCGACTTGCCAGTGGTCAAGATCGGCAAGTCGGCAGATCTGAAAGCTGGTGAGTGGGTATTGGCAATCGGTTCGCCGTTCGGCTTCGACTATTCGGTGACCGCCGGTATCGTCAGTGCCAAGGGCCGCAGTCTGCCGAACGAAAGCTATGTGCCTTTCATTCAGACCGATGTGGCGATCAATCCGGGTAACTCGGGTGGCCCACTGTTCAATCTCGATGGCGAGGTGATCGGCATCAATTCGCAGATTTTCACCCGTTCCGGTGGTTTCATGGGGCTATCCTTTGCGATTCCGATGGATGTCGCCATGGATGTGGTCGAGCAGCTCAAGCGTGACGGCAGCGTTCAGCGCGGCTGGTTGGGAGTAGTGATTCAGGAGGTCAATAAGGATCTGGCCGAGTCCTTTGGTCTGCCGCGTCCGGCTGGAGCACTGATTGCCCAGACCCAGCCCGATGGCCCGGCTGATCGGGGCGGTTTGCAGGCTGGTGATGTGATCCTGCAGTTCAACGGCCAGGATATCGTCATGTCCTCCGATCTGCCGCATGCGGTGGGCCGGGTCCGGCCGGGTACCGAGGCCAATGTGGTGGTGATGCGTGACAAGAAGCGCCGGACCATCAAGCTGACCGTTGGCGCGTTGCCGGACGATGATAGCATTGCCGCCTCGGGTGGGCCGGCTCCCGGCGCTCCGGCTGCAGCCGACAACCGTCTGGGCGTGACCGTGGTCGAGTTGAGTGATGAGCAAAAGCAGAGCCTGGATGTGCGTGCTGGCGTGGCGGTGCGTGAAGTGCGGCCAGGCCCGGGCGCCATGGTTGGGCTGCGTCCTGGCGATATCATTACCAATCTTGACAACAAGGTGATCGATTCGGTGAGCGCCTTTGAGCAGACGGCCAAGGAGCTGCCGAATAATCGCTCGATTTCCATGCGGGTAATCCGTCAAGGACGGGCCAGTTACATTACCTTCAGATTGGCCGAATAG
- a CDS encoding SoxR reducing system RseC family protein encodes MIEEQGRVLSVEHGAVWVETVRRSTCGSCQARAGCGQALLQKLGSGARHGFVRALCDGSPRVGDQVLIGVPEDALVKSSLWVYAVPLAGLFILALLAQALGWQEPAIIAAAVTGLVLGLLLVRWHDRRSRHDPALQPRVLRVLGSQPSGVVQGLGEQGA; translated from the coding sequence ATGATTGAGGAGCAGGGGCGGGTACTGAGTGTCGAGCATGGAGCAGTTTGGGTTGAAACTGTGCGGCGCAGTACCTGTGGGAGTTGTCAGGCGCGCGCCGGATGCGGTCAGGCTTTGTTGCAGAAGCTGGGGTCGGGAGCCCGGCATGGCTTTGTCCGGGCGTTGTGTGATGGTTCTCCCAGAGTGGGTGATCAGGTTCTGATCGGGGTGCCAGAGGATGCTCTGGTGAAAAGCTCGCTCTGGGTTTACGCCGTACCGCTGGCCGGGCTCTTTATCCTGGCGCTGCTGGCCCAGGCCTTGGGCTGGCAAGAACCGGCGATTATTGCGGCGGCGGTGACGGGGCTGGTTCTGGGTTTGCTGCTGGTGCGCTGGCATGATCGGCGCAGTCGCCATGATCCGGCTTTGCAGCCTCGGGTGCTGAGGGTGCTTGGGTCGCAGCCGTCAGGTGTGGTTCAGGGGCTTGGTGAGCAGGGCGCCTGA
- a CDS encoding DUF4845 domain-containing protein → MRHSQKGMSFFGWLAVIALIVFGLVIAAKLIPIYMDHFALRKIVTSVNDDPSLSINSLRDMHSHISRGMQINSIRDIRMDDAVNVTASGTDAYTVVIKYEVRSPLLKTVDLLVHFDETHIVRPLK, encoded by the coding sequence ATGCGCCACTCGCAGAAAGGCATGTCATTCTTTGGTTGGCTGGCAGTCATTGCTCTGATCGTTTTCGGTCTGGTAATCGCGGCCAAACTGATCCCCATCTATATGGACCATTTCGCCCTGCGCAAGATAGTGACTTCGGTGAATGACGACCCTTCGTTGAGCATCAATTCGTTGCGTGACATGCATAGCCACATCAGTCGCGGCATGCAGATCAACAGTATTCGCGATATCCGCATGGATGATGCGGTCAATGTGACGGCCAGCGGGACCGACGCCTATACCGTCGTGATCAAGTACGAGGTACGTTCACCGCTGCTCAAGACCGTGGACCTGCTGGTCCATTTTGATGAAACCCATATTGTCAGACCCTTAAAGTGA
- the rpoE gene encoding RNA polymerase sigma factor RpoE, protein MTEPSDQQLVERVQRGDKRAFDLLVLKYQHKILALVTRFVHDAHEAQDVAQEAFIKAYRALANFRGDSAFYTWLYRIAINTAKNYLVARGRRPPDSDIAADEAEYYEGDSALKDIHSPERDLLRDEIEQVVNNTLRQLPDDLRTALTLREFEGLSYEDIAAVMDCPVGTVRSRIFRAREAIDKALKPLLEA, encoded by the coding sequence ATGACCGAACCTAGCGACCAGCAGTTGGTCGAACGTGTACAGCGCGGTGATAAGCGAGCTTTCGATCTGCTGGTACTCAAGTATCAGCACAAGATTCTGGCGCTGGTGACGCGCTTTGTACATGACGCCCATGAGGCGCAGGATGTGGCCCAGGAGGCTTTTATCAAAGCCTATCGGGCGCTGGCGAACTTTCGCGGTGACAGTGCCTTTTATACCTGGCTCTATCGCATTGCGATCAATACCGCCAAGAACTACCTGGTCGCCCGTGGTCGGCGTCCGCCAGATTCTGATATCGCCGCCGACGAGGCGGAATATTATGAGGGGGATAGTGCCCTCAAGGATATTCATTCGCCGGAACGCGATCTGCTGCGTGACGAGATTGAGCAGGTGGTTAACAACACCTTGCGCCAGTTGCCGGACGATTTGCGAACCGCTCTGACCTTGCGTGAATTTGAAGGTTTGAGTTATGAAGACATTGCCGCTGTGATGGACTGCCCGGTTGGTACCGTAAGATCGCGTATTTTCCGGGCGCGCGAGGCAATAGATAAAGCCCTCAAGCCCTTGCTCGAAGCCTGA
- the lepA gene encoding translation elongation factor 4, giving the protein MSDLSLIRNFSIIAHIDHGKSTLADRFIQICGGLTEREMAEQVLDSMDLERERGITIKAHSVTLYYTARDGKTYQLNFIDTPGHVDFHYEVSRSLAACEGALLVVDAAQGVEAQSVANCYTAIEQGLEVMPVLNKIDLPQAEPERVKAEIESVIGIDATDAVACSAKSGLGVEDVLERLIQAIPSPEGEIEAPLQALIIDSWFDNYLGVVSLVRVKHGRIKKGDKVLVKSTGKVHQVDSVGVFNPKHTETADLKAGEVGFIIAGIKDIHGAPVGDTLTLSNTPDVDPLPGFQRVKPQVYAGLFPVSSDDFEDFREALQKLTLNDAALQFEPESSDALGFGFRIGFLGMLHMEIIQERLEREYDLDLITTAPTVVFEVVKKGGEVIYVDNPSHLPDPSMIEEMREPIVRANILVPQDHLGSVITLCIEKRGVQHDMVFLGTQVQVTYDLPMNEVVLDFFDRLKSVSRGYASLDYSFERFQAAKLVRLDVLINGEKVDALALIVHRDNAAYKGRQLVEKMKELIPRQMFDVAIQAAIGGQIVARSTVKALRKNVLAKCYGGDASRKKKLLEKQKAGKKRMKQVGSVEIPQDAFLAVLKVDS; this is encoded by the coding sequence GTGAGTGACCTGAGTCTTATTCGTAACTTTTCGATCATTGCCCACATCGACCACGGCAAATCGACCCTGGCTGACCGTTTCATCCAGATCTGTGGTGGCCTGACCGAGCGGGAAATGGCCGAGCAGGTGCTCGACTCCATGGATCTTGAACGTGAGCGCGGGATTACCATCAAGGCTCACAGCGTGACCCTGTATTACACCGCGCGTGACGGCAAGACCTACCAACTCAACTTCATTGACACCCCCGGCCACGTTGACTTCCACTACGAAGTCAGCCGCTCGCTGGCGGCCTGTGAAGGCGCTCTGCTGGTGGTGGATGCCGCCCAGGGTGTGGAGGCGCAGTCGGTCGCCAACTGCTACACCGCCATCGAGCAGGGACTCGAGGTGATGCCGGTTCTGAACAAGATCGACCTGCCCCAGGCTGAGCCGGAGCGGGTCAAGGCGGAAATCGAAAGCGTGATCGGAATCGATGCAACCGACGCCGTGGCCTGTTCGGCCAAGAGCGGTCTGGGCGTCGAGGATGTGCTGGAGCGCCTGATTCAGGCTATTCCCAGCCCGGAAGGTGAGATTGAGGCGCCACTGCAGGCACTGATCATTGATTCCTGGTTCGACAACTACCTCGGGGTCGTGTCGCTGGTACGGGTTAAGCATGGCCGGATCAAGAAGGGCGACAAGGTTCTGGTCAAATCGACCGGCAAGGTGCATCAGGTCGACAGCGTTGGTGTATTCAACCCCAAACATACTGAAACCGCTGATCTCAAGGCTGGCGAGGTGGGTTTCATCATCGCCGGTATCAAGGATATTCACGGCGCTCCGGTGGGCGACACCCTGACTCTGTCGAATACCCCGGACGTCGATCCGCTGCCAGGTTTTCAGCGGGTCAAGCCGCAGGTCTATGCTGGTCTGTTCCCGGTCAGTTCGGATGACTTCGAGGATTTCCGCGAAGCACTGCAGAAGCTGACCCTGAACGATGCGGCGCTGCAGTTCGAGCCGGAAAGCTCCGATGCGCTGGGCTTTGGTTTCCGTATCGGTTTCCTTGGCATGCTGCACATGGAGATCATTCAGGAGCGTCTGGAGCGCGAGTACGACCTGGATCTGATCACCACGGCGCCAACCGTAGTCTTCGAGGTGGTGAAGAAAGGCGGTGAGGTGATCTACGTCGACAACCCGTCGCATCTGCCTGATCCGTCGATGATCGAGGAAATGCGTGAGCCGATCGTGCGAGCCAATATTCTGGTGCCACAGGATCACCTGGGCAGCGTGATTACCTTGTGTATCGAGAAGCGTGGCGTGCAGCATGACATGGTGTTCCTCGGCACTCAGGTGCAGGTCACCTATGACCTGCCGATGAACGAGGTGGTGCTGGACTTCTTCGATCGGTTGAAGTCGGTCAGCCGTGGCTATGCATCGCTCGATTACAGCTTCGAGCGCTTCCAGGCTGCCAAACTGGTGCGTCTGGATGTACTGATCAATGGTGAAAAGGTCGATGCTCTGGCGCTGATCGTGCACCGGGACAATGCTGCCTACAAAGGCCGGCAATTGGTCGAAAAGATGAAGGAACTGATTCCGCGGCAGATGTTCGATGTCGCCATTCAGGCTGCCATCGGTGGGCAGATTGTTGCCCGCTCGACAGTCAAGGCACTGCGCAAGAACGTTCTGGCCAAGTGTTACGGCGGTGACGCCAGCCGTAAGAAGAAGCTGCTGGAAAAGCAGAAGGCCGGTAAGAAACGTATGAAGCAGGTAGGTAGCGTGGAAATTCCCCAGGACGCGTTCCTGGCGGTGTTGAAAGTAGACAGCTAA
- the nadB gene encoding L-aspartate oxidase, which yields MNLRHEYDVLVIGSGAAGLTLALHLAADLRVAVLSKGQLSEGSTFWAQGGVAAVLDDHDTVDAHVQDTLIAGGGLCHEDAVRHIVGHSRDAIGWLIEQGVPFTRERREDGSESDDFHLTREGGHSHRRIIHAADATGAAIFNTLLQQAQAHSNIELLEDRVAVDLITSQKLGRSGKRCLGAYILNRQNGHVETFSARFTVLATGGASKVYLYTSNPDSASGDGIAMAWRAGCRVANMEFNQFHPTCLYHPKAKSFLITEALRGEGALLKLPNGQRFMPRFDARAELAPRDIVARAIDHEMKRLGLDCVYLDISHKPAEFIRSHFPTVYERCLTFGIDITREPIPVVPAAHYTCGGIVVDQNGRTDLDSLYAIGETSFTGLHGANRMASNSLLECIVYGRTASQDILSRLGQTQLASDLPRWDESQVTDSDEDVIISHNWDELRRFMWDYVGIVRTTKRLQRAKHRVDMLRAEIHEFYSNYRVSRDLLELRNLALVADLIIRSAMLRKESRGLHYTLDYPAQLEQAEDTILQPPSADD from the coding sequence ATGAACCTCAGGCATGAATACGATGTACTGGTAATCGGCAGCGGTGCTGCTGGCCTGACCCTGGCCCTGCACCTGGCGGCAGACCTTCGCGTGGCTGTCCTGAGCAAGGGCCAGTTGTCCGAAGGCTCAACCTTCTGGGCCCAGGGCGGGGTGGCCGCGGTACTTGACGACCACGACACCGTCGACGCTCATGTCCAGGATACCCTGATCGCTGGCGGCGGCCTGTGTCATGAAGATGCGGTACGCCACATCGTCGGCCATAGCCGCGATGCTATCGGCTGGCTGATCGAACAGGGTGTGCCCTTTACCCGTGAACGACGTGAAGATGGAAGCGAAAGTGACGACTTCCACCTGACCCGCGAGGGCGGCCACAGCCACAGACGCATCATTCATGCCGCCGACGCTACCGGTGCAGCGATTTTCAATACATTACTGCAACAGGCCCAGGCCCATAGCAACATCGAACTGCTTGAAGATCGGGTAGCGGTCGACCTGATCACCAGCCAGAAGCTTGGCCGCAGTGGCAAACGCTGCCTTGGCGCCTACATTCTCAACCGTCAGAACGGTCACGTGGAAACCTTTAGCGCACGCTTCACGGTGCTGGCCACAGGCGGCGCCAGCAAGGTATACCTGTACACCAGCAACCCTGACAGCGCCTCAGGCGACGGCATCGCCATGGCCTGGCGTGCCGGCTGCCGGGTTGCCAACATGGAATTCAACCAGTTCCACCCAACCTGTCTGTACCACCCCAAAGCCAAGAGCTTCCTGATCACCGAAGCCCTGCGCGGCGAAGGCGCACTACTCAAACTGCCCAACGGCCAGCGCTTCATGCCGCGCTTCGACGCCCGCGCCGAACTGGCCCCGCGCGACATTGTCGCCCGCGCCATCGACCATGAAATGAAACGCCTGGGGCTTGACTGCGTGTACCTGGACATCAGCCACAAGCCGGCCGAGTTCATCCGCAGTCACTTCCCGACCGTGTACGAACGCTGCCTGACTTTCGGTATCGACATCACCCGCGAACCGATCCCGGTAGTACCGGCAGCGCATTACACCTGCGGCGGGATTGTCGTCGACCAGAACGGGCGTACCGATCTGGACAGCCTGTATGCGATCGGCGAGACCAGCTTCACCGGCCTGCACGGCGCCAACCGTATGGCCAGCAATTCGCTGCTCGAATGTATCGTCTACGGCCGCACCGCCAGCCAGGACATTCTCAGCCGCCTGGGCCAGACCCAGCTAGCCAGCGACCTGCCGCGCTGGGATGAAAGCCAGGTCACCGACTCCGACGAAGACGTGATCATTTCGCACAACTGGGACGAGTTGCGGCGGTTCATGTGGGATTACGTGGGGATCGTGCGTACCACCAAGCGGTTACAGCGCGCCAAGCACCGGGTCGACATGCTGCGCGCCGAAATCCACGAGTTCTACAGCAACTATCGGGTCAGCCGCGACCTGCTGGAACTGCGCAACCTGGCATTAGTAGCCGACCTGATCATCCGTTCGGCAATGCTGCGCAAGGAAAGTCGCGGCTTGCATTACACCCTTGACTACCCGGCCCAGCTCGAGCAGGCCGAGGACACTATTCTGCAGCCGCCCAGCGCTGACGACTGA
- the lepB gene encoding signal peptidase I encodes MHFNFPLILVIAVAGTGLLALLDRLLLAPGRRRAQERYQREVDVADPQTIERLGKEPLLIEYSKSFFPVLAVVLVLRSFLVEPFQIPSGSMKPTLEVGDFILVNKFSYGIRLPVLDTKVIPIGDPQRGDVMVFRYPNDPRVNYIKRVVGLPGDHVAYADKQLFVNGEPVSRELLRVEPDDEVPAGHPLQAIAEADVFQEQLGETTHLIRHKRLSQAPPAREWVVPEGHYFMVGDNRDNSNDSRYWSASDMPRELWGMVPDNYIVGKAFAVWMHWPEPKLRNLPSFSSVALIN; translated from the coding sequence ATGCATTTCAATTTTCCGCTGATACTGGTCATTGCGGTTGCCGGCACGGGATTGCTGGCACTGCTGGACCGGCTCCTGCTGGCTCCCGGCCGGCGTCGTGCGCAGGAGCGCTATCAGAGAGAAGTGGACGTTGCCGATCCGCAAACCATAGAGCGGCTGGGCAAGGAGCCACTGCTGATCGAGTACTCCAAGTCGTTCTTTCCGGTCCTGGCGGTGGTATTGGTGCTGCGCTCTTTTCTGGTCGAGCCGTTCCAGATTCCATCCGGTTCGATGAAGCCGACTCTGGAGGTTGGTGATTTCATCCTGGTAAACAAATTTTCCTACGGTATTCGCCTGCCGGTACTCGATACCAAGGTGATTCCGATCGGGGACCCGCAGCGCGGGGATGTCATGGTGTTCCGCTACCCGAATGACCCCAGGGTCAACTACATCAAGCGGGTGGTCGGTTTGCCTGGCGATCACGTGGCTTACGCCGACAAGCAGTTGTTCGTCAACGGCGAGCCGGTCAGTCGCGAGTTGCTGCGAGTCGAGCCCGATGACGAAGTGCCGGCCGGACATCCGTTGCAGGCCATTGCCGAAGCCGATGTATTCCAGGAGCAGTTGGGCGAGACAACTCACCTGATTCGCCACAAACGTCTGTCGCAGGCGCCGCCCGCACGCGAGTGGGTAGTGCCTGAGGGGCATTATTTCATGGTGGGTGACAACCGTGACAATTCCAACGACAGTCGTTACTGGAGTGCTTCGGATATGCCTCGAGAGTTGTGGGGTATGGTTCCCGACAACTATATTGTAGGCAAGGCCTTCGCGGTCTGGATGCACTGGCCCGAGCCGAAGTTGCGCAACCTGCCGAGTTTTTCCAGCGTTGCCCTGATCAACTGA